The following proteins are co-located in the Vidua macroura isolate BioBank_ID:100142 chromosome 1, ASM2450914v1, whole genome shotgun sequence genome:
- the CHMP4C gene encoding charged multivesicular body protein 4c: MSKISKFFKGGGSAASKGRGGPSPQEALARLRETEEMLSKKQEYLETRIERELAIARQHGTKNKRAALQALKRKKRYEKQLNQIDGTLSTIEFQREALENSHTNTEVLKNMGYAAQAMKKVHENMDLNKIDDLMQDITEQQDVAQEISDAISNRAAFGDEFDEDELMAELEELEQEELNKGMRDVRLPSVPSTSLPSRPASTRKRAEDEDEMKKLAAWAS, translated from the exons ATGAGCAAGATCTCGAAGTTCTTCAAGGGGGGCGGCTCGGCCGCCTCCAAGGGCCGCGGGGGTCCCTCGCCGCAGGAGGCGCTGGCCCGGCTGCGAGAGACGGAGGAGATGCTGAGCAAGAAGCAGGAGTACCTGGAGACGCGGATCGAGCGGGAGCTGGCGATAGCCCGGCAGCACGGCACCAAGAACAAGCGAG CTGCCTTACAagcactgaagagaaaaaagagatatGAGAAACAATTGAATCAAATTGATGGGACACTTTCGACTATTGAGTTCCAGAGAGAGGCATTGGAAAATTCCCACACCAACACAGAAGTACTCAAGAATATGGGTTATGCTGCACAAGCTATGAAAAAAGTACATGAAAATAT GGATTTGAACAAAATTGATGATTTGATGCAAGATATCACTGAACAGCAAGATGTTGCCCAGGAAATTTCAGACGCTATCTCAAACCGAGCTGCCTTTGGTGATGAGTTTGACGAG GATGAGTTGATGGCAGAATTAGAAGAACTGGAGCAAGAAGAACTGAACAAGGGAATGAGAGATGTCAGGTTGCCAAGTGTTCCATCCACATCGTTGCCTTCTCGTCCTG CATCGACcaggaaaagagcagaggaTGAAGATGAAATGAAGAAACTGGCTGCCTGGGCTTCATAA